A region of Engystomops pustulosus unplaced genomic scaffold, aEngPut4.maternal MAT_SCAFFOLD_181, whole genome shotgun sequence DNA encodes the following proteins:
- the LOC140108774 gene encoding uncharacterized protein, whose protein sequence is MVPLLWGGIVDICLSLAVNMWDTPRQPPPGFRGEAFTPRIPPGPHPRMRGRPPFPFRDGPRGSNPHFSGPGVAPFMHRDMAIDRHWEQEQLHPSRRPRLNMNYRALAPDMDYREREASITAARGMPDVDYRHEGAAIAYRERLPPPLIFRERESLEYRRRMLAEMELREREALEQQRQRISSMPDFSQREMEELEYKRRLDALQDIVLRQRESSDLVFRDRGGGDMMQRERSPLDRGLPAHVRESADLDLRFRKPDMNFMDQEKELDYRERMVIGYSHNDTETKGPGPKYMEGANLKETAANKKEVEIPGINSDTDYREKESVDLDYREKETSDSDYRDNTDSDYRDIEAIDSDYWGKESADSDYRERESADTDYRKSEDGTKKSADTKKMPAGGAKMETKEKELKRSMVAPAPVPPGAEQRIPFLPYEEPPIPPPSKMNNKAPVQEGPLSTAKGESDKCAYPGKLDVDFRDQPKPEDLNLDTKEAPSKVLAYPTDIKEPRPGDQDMRSKDMAQAGGDQDFRMGKYLQKKDEDFRGGKEQTSVDILSQSSLLYDFLKLAAKELKQQEKGGARAVAGAHTPEKPAKAKTPHPAPSSKLAAVGQSTGVEFLGRRDTDYRNQEYNDVDLRVARGPDRKSHDDLQPGSKDKDYRRTTIPDGATRIIWLDGLPTGASREEILSALSGAHRLPDDGVNLIGYIPGYSFGSVCVEFSLVEEAVGCMEANKGVLHFRGKKVNLKYIPNTDRWSCQQCNVANVLSKERCWQCSALRAGSDHLPVRDPLKDAKTPPFLTSRRAKKRPAKQSPSTHSPDRKKSPNTAKGGKPAESESATVIIRGIGVNTTPESVVKALCPYVQLSTRKVRIMKNRKSDHRGFGFIDLKNHK, encoded by the exons ATGGTCCCTCTGCTGTGGGGAGGGATTGTGGAT ATTTGCCTTTCCCTGGCAGTGAACATGTGGGACACCCCCCGACAACCCCCGCCCGGATTTCG GGGCGAAGCATTTACACCTAGAATCCCCCCCGGCCCCCATCCCAGAATGCGAGGACGACCGCCTTTCCCTTTCCGGGATGGCCCCAGGGGATCTAATCCTCATTTTAGTGGCCCTGGAGTTGCTCCCTTCATGCACAGGGATATGGCAATAGACAGACACTGGGAACAGGAGCAGCTGCACCCCTCCAGGAGGCCGAGGCTGAACATGAATTATAGGGCCCTGGCACCTGATAtggactacagagagagagaagccTCCATCACGGCTGCAAGAGGGATGCCGGATGTGGACTACAGACACGAAGGAGCAGCCATTGCCTACAGGGAGAGACTGCCACCCCCTCTCATCTTCAGAGAGCGTGAGAGcctggagtacaggaggaggatgctggcggAGATGGAGCTGCGAGAGCGGGAGGCGCTGGAGCAGCAAAGGCAGAGGATCAGCTCCATGCCGGACTTCTCCCAGAGGGAAATGGAGGAGCTGGAGTACAAGCGTCGCCTGGACGCCCTGCAAGACATTGTCCTGAGACAGCGAGAATCCTCAGACTTGGTGTTCAGAGACAGGGGGGGTGGAGACATGATGCAGAGAGAGCGCTCGCCATTAGATAGGGGACTCCCTGCACATGTCCGAGAATCTGCGGACCTAGACCTAAGGTTCAGGAAGCCCGACATGAACTTCATGGACCAAGAGAAGGAACTGGACTACAGAGAGAGGATGGTGATCGGCTACTCCCACAACGATACTGAGACAAAGGGCCCGGGGCCTAAGTACATGGAGGGGGCCAACCTGAAGGAGACAGCCGCCAATAAGAAGGAAGTGGAGATTCCCGGCATTAATAGTGACACTGATTATCGGGAGAAAGAGAGCGTAGACTTAGATTACCGGGAAAAAGAGACCTCCGATTCAGACTACAGAGACAACACAGACTCAGATTACAGAGACATAGAGGCTATTGACTCAGATTACTGGGGTAAAGAGAGCGCCGATTCAGACTACCGTGAAAGAGAGAGTGCAGACACAGATTACCGCAAGAGTGAAGATGGCACAAAAAAGAGCGCAGACACAAAGAAGATGCCTGCTGGTGGTGCAAAGATGGAGACAAAAGAAAAAGAACTCAAAAGATCAATGGTGGCTCCTGCTCCGGTGCCCCCAGGTGCAGAGCAGAGGATCCCCTTCCTGCCTTATGAGGAGCCGCCAATTCCACCTCCGTCCAAGATGAATAATAAGGCTCCTGTTCAGGAGGGGCCACTGTCCACAGCAAAGGGGGAGTCAGACAAGTGCGCCTACCCCGGGAAGCTGGACGTAGACTTTAGAGATCAACCCAAGCCAGAAGACCTTAACCTAGACACCAAGGAGGCGCCAAGCAAAGTCCTAGCATACCCAACGGACATCAAAGAGCCCCGACCTGGGGACCAAGACATGCGCAGCAAGGACATGGCTCAGGCCGGAGGCGATCAAGACTTCAGGATGGGTAAATACCTGCAGAAGAAGGATGAGGACTTCCGCGGAGGCAAGGAACAGACCTCGGTGGACATCCTCAGCCAGAGCTCCCTGCTCTATGACTTCCTCAAACTGGCAGCTAAGGAGTTAAAGCAGCAAGAAAAAGGAGGCGCCAGGGCAGTGGCGGGTGCTCACACCCCAGAGAAGCCTGCAAAGGCCAAGACCCCTCACCCTGCCCCCAGCAGCAAGTTAGCAGCCGTGGGACAATCCACCGGCGTGGAGTTCCTGGGCAGACGGGACACGGACTACAGAAACCAGGAGTACAACGATGTGGACCTCAGAGTGGCTCGAGGTCCAGACAGAAAATCCCACGATGACCTTCAACCTGGAAGTAAG GACAAGGACTACAGGAGGACTACTATCCCCGACGGGGCCACCAGGATCATATGGCTGGATGGCCTCCCAACCGGAGCATCCAGGGAAGAG ATCCTCTCGGCGCTCTCCGGCGCGCACCGTCTGCCCGATGATGGGGTGAACCTCATTGGATACATTCCAG GTTACAGCTTCGGCTCTGTCTGCGTGGAGTTTTCCCTCGTGGAAGAGGCCGTCGGATGCATGGAAGCCAACAAG ggCGTCCTACATTTTAGAGGGAAAAAGGTCAATCTGAAGTATATCCCAAATACAGACCGGTGGAGCTGTCAGCAG TGTAACGTGGCAAATGTCTTATCTAAGGAGCGGTGCTGGCAGTGCAGTGCGCTCCGGGCAG GGTCTGACCACTTACCTGTGCGAGATCCCCTGAAAGATGCCAAGACGCCGCCCTTCCTAACCTCACGACGCGCCAAGAAACGCCCAGCCAAGCAGAGTCCCTCCACCCACAGCCCCGACAGGAAGAAGAGTCCCAACACCGCCAAAGGTGGAAAGCCAGCCGAGTCCGAGAGCGCCA CCGTTATCATCAGAGGCATTGGTGTGAACACGACCCCAGAGAGTGTGGTGAAGGCGCTCTGCCCCTACGTGCAGCTGTCTACACGCAAGGTCCGCATCATGAAGAACCGTAAGAGCGACCACCGGGGATTCGGCTTCATTGACCTCAAGAATCACAAG